The sequence taaaatttttataataataatattatttttagttaaaataagaaataagaaacCATCCCAACTGAGACTTATTTCCCTATAGTATTAACTATAAATTAAGTGATTAattagttaataattttatagatttttatcGATGTAATTAAGTGATGTGGTAATGCACTTATAGAATGTATGCCTCACAACACACCCAAGAAGTTTATAGATGACGAAGTTTTACATATTTTGATATCGatcggctttgataccattaGGTTAAAAGCCGTACTAACATGAAGGAAAGGTAGAAGGAAAGCCGTACTAACATGAAGGAAAGGTAGAAGGATGAGAACATTAACTATGATAGTAAAAAGTTAAGTTGTGTTTATATTTGTAACAAGGTTTGGCTTTTATATTATAATGTAAGAGGTCGTACGTGTCCTAGGGAGGGAATGGTTCTTACATTATCTCAAAACCATGGAATGTCACATTATACCAagataaaaatttctaaaaaccaTGGTTTATGTTTAGAGAAAAAAACCCTAgctataaacaaaaaatattagagCAATTAAGAAGAAAACCctagataaaataataaatacaatccAAAAAGGAGAGCCCCAAGGCCCTGGAAGACTAGTGTTGGAGAATGGGGAGAGGGTTTATCAGGTTTCTTGAAGGAAAACACAATTTCCAAATCTGATCAGCGTGGCTTTTTCCATATTTGAAGATTTCTTGGAGGAAAACACAATTTTCCAAATCTGATGAGAAACTTTTTCCTTATTTGCATGGGTAAACTCTGAGGCGATGATCCTAAAAGTATTGACACAAACAAGACATGGTGGGGTGGAATTGGTGGAGAAACTCTGACTTAATTTTCACCCCCCATGATAACAAATCCAAACAAAAACCAAGAGGGTTTGATAAAGGGAATATTATTACTCgcagaaaagagaaaagaaagagtaGTCAggtaatattattattagaaagaaagaaaaaaagaaggaaaatgtaTCTGAATCTGAGCCTCCTTGGCTGGCCAGATATGAATGGATGTCAAAGCTTTTTGTATTTCACGCCAGACTGTGCAAACAACCCATCACTGAGATGGGATTGGACATATGATCTGAAGCTCTGCTTTCTGTCATACACACTACATTGAAGACGGTGTCACCACTCTCATCTCTAAACCAAAGAAATAATATTAACTTAATGGTGGTAATGATTGATGTTTGCAGCACCGACTCCTTCTACTCACCGACTCCTCCTCCTCAATCTCATTGCAGTGCATCCTTTCTTAAATGGAGAACAGTCATGTTGGaaactatcttttttttttgttctctttccTAGTTGTGTTTTCGCCAATCTTTAATAGTTCCAACTTCCAGGAGAAAGGTGGTGTTTGGATTCAAAGTAACATGGAAAACCCATATTATGACCCAACAaagtgaaaaatgaaagaaaagattaGTATCTGTCTTCCTAAAATGATCCAAGGGAAGTTCTTTTGGTTTGTATTTGATAGAGTGTCAAACTTTGAAGTGAGTGCTTGTTGATAcctataattaaatttaaatcgtTGAAGAAAGGTATAGAGGAATGacacaaagaaataaaatcacTACTATGGTATATGAAACCTATTTCATTGACCTTTTCAATgccatgaaaaagaaaaagaaatcacaaTGGATACTGATATTTCTAACCTATCCAATCAACCCTACTGAAGGGTTTCTTCCATTTAATATGTGCTTGGGTTGAATGGACATGGAAGATTTGGCCAATatctttcattattttatgtatatttCTTAGATAGGGAGTTTTGAGTTGGCGATTGGAGTCAGATTCATGCGTAGTGTCGTGTGAATAATCAGTGGAAGGACACTTTACTGCTTGCTCTCTTTGTCTTTCTGTGAGTTGCACTTCTTTCAGTCTTCTCTGCAACATGTCCTTCCTTCCTCCTCGGCCTTGACAAGAAAACACTGAAATGATAGATGGATCCATCAAATTCACTGCCAATCTCTCACCAGAGGAAAGAACAAAGACACCAAAAGGCAAATGGGAAAAAGAGACTAAACCCATATCCTATATAAACACTTGTCCCCCCCACCcaaaataatcaaagaaaaaaaagactgAAAAAAAAGGCTACCAACCCTAGCTCTCATGGGTTTTAGTAGCTTAATTTTCTTCCGACTTAGCTGTACTTTCTTCTATTCCCCGTCTTCTCCCATGCACCTCCTCTTTGCTTTCACTTCTACTGAGAAAAAACAATGAGAACATCAGTTTTCTAAACCGTCACCAATCACAGTGAAACCCTAATCACTCTTTTTTCTGAGAAACCGAAACCCAGATGAGCTTTAGTGATATTGATTCCAAAACCAACCAAATTCTTCCCCATGGATGCTTTTAACACTCCCATAACCTTGCCCATGTCTTACTCTTTCACTAGTAGTGGTGGTAGTACCAGTAGTGGTACTGCTGCCAATACAAATATTAATTCCTGGATGGACAGTAGGATATGGAGTAAGCTCCCACAGAGGCTGATCGATCGGGTGATTGCCTTCCTCCCACCTCCAGCCTTTTTTCGAGCCAGAGCAGTGTGTAAGAGATGGTATGGACTCTTATTTTCCAGCAGCTTTCTTGAATTGTATCTGCAAATATCCCCACGCCGCCATTGGTTCCTGTTCTTCAAGCACAAAAGCCTCAAGAGCTACATCTATAGGAACAGTGGTGGTGGCAGTGATAGAGCCAATTGTGAAGGATACCTCTTTGATCCTTACTCCAATTCATGGTATCGTCTTTCCTTCTCTCTGATCCCATCTGGGTTCTCTCCAGCTTCTTCCTCTGGTGGCTTAATCTGTTGGGTCTCTGATGAGGCCGGTCCCAAGAGTCTATTCCTCTGCAACCCACTTGTTGGGTCTCTATCCCAATTGCCACCCACCCTGAGACCCCGTCTCTTCCCGTCCATCGGCTTAACAGTCACTCCCTCATCCATAGACGTAGCTGTTGCTGGAGATGACTTGATTTCTCCATATGCGGTCAAGAATCTGACCACAGAAAGCTTTCACATTGATGGGGGTGGGTTCTATTCAATATGGGGCACCACTTCTTCTCTACCAAGGCTCTGCAGCCTCGAATCAGGGCGAATGGTTCACGTCCAAGGGAGATTCTACTGCATGAACTACAGCCCATTCAGTGTTTTGGCATATGACATAGCAGCCAACAATTGGTGGAAGATTCAAGCTCCAATGAGAAGATTTCTCCGGTCCCCAAGCTTGGTGGAGAGCAGAGGGAGGCTCATTCTAGTTGCAACAGTGGAGAAGAGCAAGCTTAACGTGCCAAAAAGCTTGAGGATTTGGGGTTTGCAAGCTTGTGGAACAACATGGGTGGAGATTGAGAGAATGCCACAGCAACTCTACCTTCAATTTGCAGAGGTTGAAGGCAGCCAAGGGTTTGACTGTGTAGGTCATGGAGAGTTCATTGCCATTATGATTCGAGGTTCAGACAAGGCATTGCTGTTTAACATCTATGGAAAGACCTGGCAATGGATTCCTCCATGTCCTTTCCTTAGTGGGAGCGGCGGCAGCAGCAGTAGCAGTGGAGAAAGTTGTGAGTTGCACGGCTTTGCATATGAGCCTAGGCTTGCCACGCCAGTGACCACCCTCCTTGATCAGCTCACACTTCCCTTTCAGCCTTTTAATGGATAGTAGGATCTTACAATCTGGGATGGGATGCAGTGGTATTGATGCTTTTGCTAACCTTTTCCAAGTAGTGAATGTACCAGTTGTAGCATGACTTTTATCAAGATGTTGAGAGACTGCTTTGAAGTACTTTTATTGTAGTGGGTCTAATCTGTTCTGTTAAATGAGTATCACTTTTTAGCATTCACTTCATTATCCTTGCATATATACTCGATTCCATGCTCCTAATGTCTCCAATGACAACCTGATTCTTTGCTTCTCTGGCTTTCCACATTGATTTTCTATCCTTcgtgtgtttttttctttcttgggtGTGTGTTAAAATAACCCAAATTATTGTTAGCTAATTTTCAGGCACATGAAAACAATCAACACTCTTACTCAAAAGTCAAGCCTTTGTCATGATATGGTCAAAAGTATAGAGAACATCACACATGGATGAGAGAAAGTAGACTATCCTGAAGTATTCTAGTGAGGTTATGAAAATCCAATTCTTATACATAGCATTTGTATAGGGGATATgtagaaatagaaaattttttaaataaaaaaattgaaaatatgtaaGGAACCTTTTGAGCGTTTTCTCTTGGTGGTAGTCTCATTTCATGAAGAAAGTGTTCAAGTCACAAGACCTTgcttagagttttttttttaattattctttaaagcAAGAAAAAGTTTTCTAACTTAAAACACATGGCAATTTCtctattaaaactattttaaaaaagatcaTTTTGAAATATAGTgattttttaaacaagtttttaGTCAtcttaactttcttttttttttttcaaacaaaattttgttttaaaaactattcttaaaaactaatttttggaCAACTATTTCTGAAACATTTGTTAAGAAGGCACTAATTTCCTCTTTTCAGGTAGTATTTTACAAATGGGATTTTTCAGTGGACTAGAAAGACTTGTCTAGCAGATATGGTCCAAGCAACATGGGCAAAGACTGCAAAACCTTAAAAGCTCCAGCTAAAAGCAAATAACCCTTGACTTGCTGAGAATCAGGAGAGAAGAGAATATTGAAACTGCATCCTGAGGTCGCATTAGAAAAAAGTTCAAAAGATACAATCACttgcaaaataagaaatatcatGTTTATCAAAAAGAGaacggaagaaaaaaaaaaggaaaaagaaaacggTGCCAGGTAGTCCCATCTTTGCCGCAAAATTGACATACCATAAAAGCAACAACAGGGATCATCCCAGCCATGAGGGGGTCTTCTGATTTCAAGAGTTACCCACCTACTTTGCCATATCTTGATTTCCCACATCCAAGCTAATGTACATTCTGACTTAAAAGCCCAGTTCCATCTGATCCTCAAGATGTTAAATCATCAGAGAACACCACAGCACAAGCACACACGTCAGGCCTCTCTCGACGTATACATGCATGATGTAGGGGACAGGTACAATTCCTGATATCAAGTTCATCTGTTAGTATCATTTAACTCTGACCTGGAGGATGAGATGCACATCCCTCTTGAAAATGGACCGAAGCTCTTCATTAGCTTCAATGCCGATTCTCCTGTGTAAACAAAAAGCATTTATTTCTCCATAAGGTCACATTAAATAATGGTGCAAGTATATGTGCTCTTATAATAAGCATGGGCCTATGATTGCAAGTGGAATACCAAATGCATCAATACAAGGTTTCCTTGAAACTAGAAATAAAGTAGTGCAAGTGAACTTGGACACAATACACAATTTCTGGGTTTGGCTAGGACACATCTATAGAGAAAATCCCATGTAAAGGTGCTCTAATTTCGGTTGGGCTCCTCCATATTAAGGTTTGGGTGTTCAAGTCCATGTGCACTAGCACAATATGTCCTGGAAATTCTTTGTGAAATTCACAAACAAGACCAATTCCTCAATTTTATCAGCAGCTTCTGataatcaaacatatatttttatctataaatcaGATGCCAAACAATAGGATACATCAAGGCTGACAATCACTATTAGGGGTCTCTATGGGATCCATCAAATATACACAAGTAAATATTAGGATTTTACAAAAGACCTTTATTGTAATAATACCATAATAAAGTCTATCATtaccataattttttcttttggtgtgTGCGTACgacagagagagaaagtgagaaagagagagagaacacAACCACTACATTCTTCACATTATCATATTGCATTTACCAAAATGATGAACTCAAGACCACAGTAATCCATGCTCTAGAAGGTCATTACCCTATTTTAGAGCCTTTCTTTCCCACAAGAATCTTGCGCTGGCTCTGTTTGGGAGTGATCAAATGTTGCTCAATCCTAAGAGAGCCATCTCTTAACTCCTTCCAGTCTATCAAGCGATGGTCTATACCATACGGAATTTCCTGAAACGAACAGAATTCATTGTCCCAGTTTAAATCTCACTATTTATTCACACTGCTACATATGCATCTCTGTGTAAATACATAGACAGACGGATATATCTTCTGACCCAAGTATATCATACATTTACAgtaaataaatagaagaattCAAGCATTACCTGATGCACGTGATCTAACAACCTTTCTCTGACAACTTCTAATGATATATTCTTCATAACTTCTTCACTCATGGTGAATGGATCTTCATCCCAAGGCCTTTTAACTGCCTAAGCATAAAAAACCATTGAAGAGCCAGAATTAGGTGCATTACCTAGCAAAAAGTACAAGAACAAAGCCGGTAATCGCAAAAACCTTTTTCTTCATAGGTAAATAAAATGCATTAAATGGAGTGGGAACATGGGCACAAAACACAGTAAACGTCAAGTATACAAAACCTATTCCCTCTCTCCTAGACGCACACatgaacacaaaaaataaaaaaataaagcaagcaGAAAATCTTAGAATCATATCCAACATTGTCTACAACTCAAACCACCTAAAAAATCCATGCTCACACCTCCTACACTCCTCATCACACCAACAGAatcaagaattaaaaagaaaggaTTTTATTCTGTGGTTCAGAAGCTCCAACCATTCAGAGCTTTGTCTACTGCTCTTCTAGACACACCACATAACACTATATGAAACCATACACGAAAACATGTTTTCTCCTCTTGCCCATGAACTATCCCTGCCACCCTAGCAGCAGGTCTCTAACTCAGTCCAGCAACACCAATGGACCCCAGAGATGGCAAAGACTAACAACCATAACTTCCAGGCAACGTCACTAATGCATCAGAGGTGATTAACTGTCTTCTTATCCCTTTTGCAGATGCAACACCGATtaggaatgaaaagaaaaacctcTTCTCCCAGTtaatcaatgatttttttttttttaaatattataagcaAAGAAATATGTGGGCCATGTACAACAGGCACTAAGCAGCAAATCCACAAAAGACAGACAAAAAACCACTCTGTCTCAAACATGTTCCTAACCAGTCTACAAAATAAATGGCATTGAGTCTTCTTTTATGCACATCCCAAGCCAAGCTAACAAACTGCTAAGGAACAACCATATCAACTTAGTCTTGGATTGCTCCTCATTTCCAAGTGCTCTAcagttcctttccttccaaaataCCCAGTTAATCAACATTAAAAATCATTGCCAAGCCAACCTCCCATTTGAGAATGCAACCTTGGTTAGGGCTCAAAGAATCCACACCTTTCTGGTGAAGTGCCCATCTCCACTGCCTAATCTTGCTTTTATAACAAGTTATAACTCAAGACTGACACCCCACTCCTAAGAATCCATCCATCTCATGGCACCCTCGTTTCCTCTCTAATCCTTACACTATATTGATGGGCCAAGAAAAATCCACCATTGAGGAGatcaaattaaataacataGTAAGGAAGAGTTTATTGTATTCAAGATTCAACTTTGTTTAGCATATGCTATTTGTAGTTGTTTTAAACAAAATGCTCATTTGCTTAcctggaaaatataaaaattaatcaaatgaaacacaaataaagaaaaaagtatttttctGTTAACAGCATAATCATAAACTGCAAAATATGTTTGTCTTCAATATTCTTATCATCAGCAATATAACATTCACTAAGAAACAcatcatgaaataaaatattcagaAAGAACATTTTTCTCTAATGCCACATAAAAAGATATGACTTCGAATGGGTAAACAAAGACAGAGGTATCTTTAAGAGGGAACATGCCTGCTCCATCAAAAATTGAGTAAGGTCTTTTACTCCAGAACCCTTTAATCCTGAGATCATGAAATACCtgcaaaatggaaaattaaaacAAGGAATGATAGACTATTTCCGGTATACTGTATTTGCCACTTTAGTTTGGCATCCtttctatatttattgatataCAAGGAATGATAGACTATCTTCAGCATCCATGACCCacaatcaaaaaggaaaaaccctACCTTTCATACCCAGGAAGATCT is a genomic window of Vitis riparia cultivar Riparia Gloire de Montpellier isolate 1030 chromosome 1, EGFV_Vit.rip_1.0, whole genome shotgun sequence containing:
- the LOC117922776 gene encoding protein UNUSUAL FLORAL ORGANS, whose translation is MDAFNTPITLPMSYSFTSSGGSTSSGTAANTNINSWMDSRIWSKLPQRLIDRVIAFLPPPAFFRARAVCKRWYGLLFSSSFLELYLQISPRRHWFLFFKHKSLKSYIYRNSGGGSDRANCEGYLFDPYSNSWYRLSFSLIPSGFSPASSSGGLICWVSDEAGPKSLFLCNPLVGSLSQLPPTLRPRLFPSIGLTVTPSSIDVAVAGDDLISPYAVKNLTTESFHIDGGGFYSIWGTTSSLPRLCSLESGRMVHVQGRFYCMNYSPFSVLAYDIAANNWWKIQAPMRRFLRSPSLVESRGRLILVATVEKSKLNVPKSLRIWGLQACGTTWVEIERMPQQLYLQFAEVEGSQGFDCVGHGEFIAIMIRGSDKALLFNIYGKTWQWIPPCPFLSGSGGSSSSSGESCELHGFAYEPRLATPVTTLLDQLTLPFQPFNG